Proteins from a single region of Streptomyces vinaceus:
- a CDS encoding DUF6325 family protein → MTSPDTEELGPVDYLVVEFPPATSHFTGEMAEELDKLVTSGTIRVLDLLILTKGADGELDVLEVDDLEDAGELRAAEAKLAGLLAEEDVVNLAAAMEPGTTAGVLVWENVWAGPFAAAARRSGGQLIANGRIPIQAILASIEADEEGE, encoded by the coding sequence ATGACATCACCTGACACCGAGGAACTGGGGCCGGTCGACTATCTGGTCGTCGAGTTCCCGCCGGCCACCTCGCACTTCACCGGCGAGATGGCCGAAGAGCTCGACAAGCTGGTCACCTCGGGGACCATCCGGGTCCTGGACCTGCTCATCCTGACGAAGGGCGCCGACGGCGAGCTCGACGTACTGGAGGTCGATGACCTCGAAGACGCCGGTGAATTGCGCGCCGCGGAGGCGAAGCTGGCCGGTCTGCTCGCAGAGGAGGACGTCGTCAACCTGGCCGCCGCGATGGAGCCCGGTACGACGGCCGGGGTGCTGGTCTGGGAAAACGTCTGGGCGGGGCCCTTCGCCGCGGCCGCACGCCGCTCAGGGGGCCAGCTCATCGCCAACGGACGTATTCCGATCCAGGCCATTTTGGCCTCGATCGAAGCCGACGAAGAAGGAGAATGA
- a CDS encoding EF-hand domain-containing protein — protein MASEFQERKLQEMFAAFDADGDGFLREADFRSLVARWERLPRVAAETELRARLESLLMGWWAALLERGDANGDGAVDMGELLALVDELPAMVATVTATAETVFEAVDENGDGVISPAEHRRLVETWNGRPVPLDGVFELLDLNGDGHLSREEFALLWRQFWISDDPAEPGNWLCGRFAD, from the coding sequence GTGGCCAGTGAGTTCCAGGAGCGGAAGCTCCAGGAGATGTTCGCCGCATTCGACGCGGACGGGGACGGTTTCCTGCGCGAGGCGGATTTCCGGTCGCTCGTCGCACGGTGGGAGCGCCTGCCGAGGGTTGCGGCCGAGACGGAGCTTCGGGCACGGCTGGAGTCACTGCTGATGGGTTGGTGGGCGGCCCTGTTGGAACGAGGGGACGCCAACGGCGACGGGGCAGTGGACATGGGCGAGCTGCTCGCGCTGGTGGATGAACTGCCCGCCATGGTCGCGACCGTCACGGCGACCGCCGAAACCGTCTTCGAGGCGGTGGACGAGAACGGTGACGGGGTGATCTCCCCGGCCGAACACCGCAGGCTCGTCGAGACCTGGAACGGGCGGCCGGTACCGCTGGACGGGGTCTTCGAGCTGCTCGACCTCAACGGGGACGGGCACCTCAGTCGTGAGGAGTTCGCGCTGCTGTGGCGCCAGTTCTGGATCAGCGACGATCCAGCTGAGCCGGGCAACTGGCTGTGCGGCCGCTTCGCGGACTAG
- a CDS encoding MerR family transcriptional regulator, which yields MTQDTWTIGELAAGTGLPVKTLRYYSDSGLLPVAGRSTGGHRRYGPEAWERIRLIRRLRALETPIATITQVVTGECSLGELVATELESVQERLVELRWRQATLESLHECTSEERLRRLEVLSRVQRLPQARRTLTDHWYRELSAALPKRRLDSMIAMLAPEPPQDPVPATALAYAELHLLISTPSFTRWTQDHDEEMNDGPAFYAEIDEAAALTVASLAQGLPPGPGDAVNAFVSAHARARRESDTPAFRAYLHGLVSRSSGFDPRLERYWALVGTATGGRVLNMTVAHRWLTDGLSMSIAGHAPSTSQGPSSGKPATGHEGQRKG from the coding sequence GTGACGCAAGACACCTGGACCATCGGAGAACTCGCCGCCGGGACCGGCCTACCGGTGAAGACGCTCCGCTACTACTCGGACAGCGGTCTGCTGCCCGTGGCCGGCCGCAGCACGGGTGGTCATCGGCGTTACGGTCCGGAGGCGTGGGAGCGCATCCGTCTCATCAGGCGCCTACGGGCGCTGGAGACGCCGATCGCGACCATCACGCAGGTGGTCACCGGCGAGTGCTCCCTCGGTGAACTCGTGGCGACCGAGCTCGAATCGGTGCAGGAACGACTGGTCGAACTGCGCTGGCGCCAGGCCACACTTGAGTCGCTGCACGAGTGCACGAGTGAGGAACGGCTGCGGCGGCTGGAGGTCCTCTCCCGTGTGCAGAGGCTTCCGCAGGCGCGTCGCACCCTCACCGACCACTGGTACCGGGAGTTGTCCGCGGCCCTGCCCAAGCGCCGGCTCGACAGCATGATCGCCATGCTGGCCCCCGAACCGCCGCAGGACCCCGTGCCCGCCACGGCCCTGGCCTACGCCGAGCTGCACTTGCTCATCTCCACGCCCAGCTTCACCCGCTGGACCCAGGACCACGACGAAGAGATGAACGACGGTCCGGCCTTCTACGCGGAGATCGACGAGGCTGCGGCCCTGACGGTCGCCTCCCTGGCCCAGGGGCTGCCACCGGGCCCCGGGGACGCGGTGAACGCATTCGTCTCCGCCCACGCACGAGCCCGGCGGGAGTCGGACACGCCCGCCTTCCGTGCGTACCTGCACGGGCTGGTGTCGAGGTCGTCCGGCTTCGACCCCCGCCTGGAACGCTATTGGGCTCTGGTCGGCACCGCCACCGGTGGGCGTGTGCTGAACATGACGGTGGCCCATCGATGGCTGACCGACGGACTGTCGATGTCGATAGCAGGACATGCCCCTTCGACTTCGCAGGGTCCGAGCTCCGGAAAGCCTGCGACCGGCCATGAAGGCCAGAGGAAGGGGTGA
- a CDS encoding carboxylesterase/lipase family protein — translation MLFPLLCAVALLTATAVPAAGAPPAPPPSAGQSATVVQTDHGRVRGVSHGSYATFVGIPYAAPPTGPLRWREPAPAAAWQGVRDATQPAPRCVQMPAPGASAVVGSEDCLYLNVTAPTRNPAGKKRPVLVWMHGGAFLGGSGADYSAERLAVRGDTVVVTVNYRLGVFGYFGHPGLGSAPPFGLTDQQAALRWVQENAKGFGGDPRNVTLFGESAGALSICAHLTSPTAAGLFQRAVLQSGSCLTSFPPGALGPGTPAYEPFAAEADVQTAGAEAARQLGCTTGGGDEVLACLRGQGTDRLATAQLMQSFNRPAFGNALLPVAPGQALASGRFHRLPVILGTNHDEMRMFVGLSLAAFPIRTEDDYRARLVDAFGSAAPAVEAQYPAEDHPTPALAWAAALTDRSFTCTTLAAGRAIAVRAPGLPLFGYEFSDPDAPVLAGLPADPGFPYGAAHGFEMPFLFSSLPTEHPLTGAQLALSDRMVDYWTGFARTGNPNAAGAPFWPLLHASSSLPRAVQSLAPGPGGVHAVDAYSAHHCSFWDRMPR, via the coding sequence GTGCTCTTCCCCTTGCTGTGCGCGGTGGCGCTGCTCACGGCCACCGCGGTACCGGCGGCCGGTGCACCACCCGCTCCCCCGCCCTCCGCCGGGCAGAGCGCTACGGTCGTCCAGACCGACCACGGTCGGGTACGTGGTGTGTCCCACGGCTCGTACGCCACGTTCGTCGGCATTCCCTACGCCGCCCCGCCGACCGGACCGCTGCGCTGGCGCGAACCCGCCCCCGCCGCCGCGTGGCAGGGTGTCCGGGATGCGACGCAACCGGCCCCACGCTGTGTGCAGATGCCGGCCCCGGGCGCGAGCGCGGTCGTCGGATCGGAGGACTGCCTCTACCTCAACGTGACCGCGCCGACGCGGAATCCGGCCGGGAAGAAGCGGCCCGTGCTGGTGTGGATGCACGGCGGCGCGTTCCTGGGGGGTTCCGGCGCCGACTACAGCGCCGAACGGCTGGCGGTCCGCGGTGACACGGTCGTCGTCACGGTCAACTACCGCTTGGGAGTCTTCGGCTACTTCGGCCACCCGGGGTTGGGTTCCGCCCCGCCGTTCGGTCTGACGGACCAACAGGCCGCCCTGCGCTGGGTGCAGGAGAACGCGAAGGGGTTCGGCGGTGATCCACGCAACGTCACGCTGTTCGGCGAGTCCGCCGGCGCCCTCAGCATTTGTGCGCACCTCACCTCGCCGACGGCCGCCGGACTCTTCCAGCGAGCCGTACTGCAGAGCGGTTCCTGCCTCACCTCCTTCCCGCCCGGCGCTCTCGGGCCCGGAACACCCGCGTACGAGCCGTTCGCCGCGGAGGCCGATGTCCAGACGGCCGGCGCGGAAGCCGCCCGGCAACTGGGCTGCACGACGGGCGGCGGAGACGAGGTGCTGGCGTGCCTGCGCGGGCAGGGTACGGATCGTCTGGCGACCGCGCAGCTGATGCAGTCCTTCAACCGGCCCGCCTTCGGCAACGCCCTGCTGCCCGTGGCACCCGGGCAGGCCTTGGCGTCCGGGCGGTTCCACCGCCTGCCCGTCATCCTGGGCACCAACCACGACGAGATGCGGATGTTCGTCGGCCTGTCGCTCGCCGCGTTCCCGATCCGCACCGAGGACGACTACCGCGCCCGTCTGGTGGACGCCTTCGGGTCCGCCGCACCGGCCGTCGAGGCGCAGTATCCGGCGGAGGACCACCCCACGCCGGCTCTGGCCTGGGCCGCGGCGCTGACCGACCGGTCCTTCACCTGCACCACACTGGCCGCGGGCCGGGCCATCGCCGTGCGCGCCCCCGGGCTCCCCCTCTTCGGCTACGAGTTCAGCGATCCCGACGCTCCGGTCCTGGCCGGGCTGCCGGCGGACCCCGGCTTCCCCTACGGTGCGGCGCACGGCTTCGAGATGCCGTTCCTGTTCTCCTCGCTCCCCACCGAGCATCCCCTGACCGGCGCCCAGCTCGCCCTGTCGGACCGGATGGTCGACTACTGGACGGGCTTCGCGCGCACCGGCAACCCCAACGCCGCCGGCGCACCGTTCTGGCCCCTCCTGCACGCGTCGTCGTCCCTCCCCCGCGCGGTGCAGTCGCTGGCTCCCGGGCCGGGCGGAGTCCACGCCGTGGACGCATACTCCGCTCACCACTGCTCGTTCTGGGACCGCATGCCCCGGTGA
- a CDS encoding PKD domain-containing protein, with protein sequence MTAAFVAAGLGIIPGIAQAADPVPVAAGVADAIAKASTSEGFHSPADRTIRTTLPTATGRRAEANSKTAAPLKAQAAPTEPAAPAQSAQNAEAAATEQAAIDAGANPALAVDVSGTSYTAHGIELTALVTSADFALDIVIDWGDGKKDTVTAQGNYELRHSHTYDKSGEYQVQVTVTDTANAVQATNGGAFLTPGADFTPHTPTRLLDTRNGTGAAVGKVPGQGSARVKVAGNASVPAGVTAVALNVTVTETVDSGHVTVWPGAGYERPNTSNLNYTAGRSVPNLVIVPVGEDGYVELFNGGWQPVDLIADVTGYFTRASASGYTSMTPARFVDTREGVGTARGKLAARSAFTTRIGGLQGVPQNIKAVALNVTVTEPEGPGHMTAYSGSGPVPTASNLNFVPGQTVANAVIVPVAEDGTIKIFNGAWSPTHVVVDVVGYYSPDSKAAFLPFTPFRTLDTREEAYGWPGGRFRAREYITQGFTPEPATGVEAYVLNATVTETRGTGFLSVAPSPYALPAEGGPAAPTGPRPVSSTLNWTTGDTVPNLVQASDGDHGAITFWNQGHEDADLVLDVFGVYQTK encoded by the coding sequence ATGACCGCCGCCTTCGTGGCAGCCGGTCTCGGCATCATTCCGGGCATCGCTCAGGCAGCGGATCCCGTACCTGTCGCGGCCGGCGTGGCCGACGCGATCGCCAAGGCATCCACGTCCGAGGGCTTCCACAGCCCCGCGGATCGCACGATCCGTACCACCCTGCCCACCGCCACCGGAAGAAGGGCCGAGGCGAACTCCAAAACCGCCGCACCACTGAAGGCACAGGCTGCGCCCACAGAGCCGGCCGCGCCCGCGCAGAGCGCGCAGAACGCGGAGGCCGCAGCGACCGAGCAGGCCGCCATCGACGCGGGGGCCAACCCGGCCCTCGCGGTCGACGTCAGCGGCACCAGCTACACCGCGCACGGGATCGAACTCACCGCCCTGGTCACGAGCGCCGACTTCGCGCTCGACATCGTCATCGACTGGGGCGACGGAAAGAAGGACACGGTCACCGCCCAGGGCAACTACGAGCTGCGCCACTCGCACACGTACGACAAGTCCGGCGAGTACCAGGTGCAGGTCACGGTGACCGACACGGCCAATGCCGTCCAGGCCACCAACGGCGGGGCGTTCCTCACCCCCGGCGCCGACTTCACCCCGCACACCCCGACCCGCCTCCTCGACACCCGCAACGGCACCGGAGCCGCGGTCGGCAAGGTCCCCGGGCAGGGCTCCGCGCGCGTCAAGGTGGCCGGCAACGCCTCCGTGCCGGCGGGGGTCACCGCCGTCGCCCTCAACGTCACCGTCACGGAGACCGTCGACAGCGGCCACGTGACCGTGTGGCCCGGGGCCGGCTACGAGCGTCCGAACACCTCGAACCTGAACTACACGGCAGGCCGGTCCGTCCCGAACCTGGTGATCGTGCCCGTCGGGGAGGACGGGTACGTGGAGCTCTTCAACGGCGGCTGGCAGCCCGTCGACCTGATCGCCGACGTCACCGGCTACTTCACCCGGGCCTCGGCGAGCGGCTATACGTCGATGACGCCCGCCCGGTTCGTCGACACCCGGGAGGGGGTCGGTACGGCCCGCGGAAAGCTCGCCGCGCGCAGCGCGTTCACCACCCGGATCGGCGGACTGCAGGGGGTGCCCCAGAACATCAAGGCCGTGGCGCTGAACGTCACGGTGACCGAGCCCGAGGGGCCCGGCCACATGACCGCCTATTCCGGCAGCGGGCCGGTGCCGACGGCGTCGAACCTGAACTTCGTACCCGGACAGACCGTGGCCAACGCCGTGATCGTGCCGGTGGCCGAGGACGGCACGATCAAGATCTTCAACGGGGCCTGGTCGCCGACCCACGTGGTCGTCGACGTCGTCGGCTACTACAGCCCGGACAGCAAGGCAGCCTTCCTGCCCTTCACCCCCTTCCGTACGCTCGACACCCGCGAGGAGGCGTACGGCTGGCCCGGCGGGAGGTTCCGGGCCCGGGAGTACATCACGCAGGGGTTCACGCCCGAGCCGGCGACGGGTGTCGAGGCCTACGTGCTGAACGCCACCGTCACCGAGACCCGCGGCACCGGATTCCTCTCGGTCGCCCCGAGCCCGTACGCCCTGCCGGCGGAGGGCGGCCCCGCCGCACCGACCGGACCGCGCCCCGTCTCCTCCACCCTCAACTGGACCACCGGCGACACGGTCCCCAACCTGGTCCAGGCGAGCGACGGCGACCACGGCGCCATCACCTTCTGGAACCAGGGCCACGAGGACGCCGACCTGGTGCTCGACGTCTTCGGGGTCTACCAGACGAAGTGA
- a CDS encoding DUF4232 domain-containing protein, protein MLTCRTYATLIAAATSAAIACVGTGQAAAAGGAAPSACRPANHLANIRPDQAGSGHLHYRVTLTTPKGYAACRLAGSPTVLGLTHAGVPLGVKAGRYGDQTTSVTFGPGHPVHFDIQIPNQGHHLTADQVSFTLRAPDGEIPGTSVASGALRLSAGTAIGPIRSGA, encoded by the coding sequence ATGCTCACCTGCCGCACATACGCCACCCTCATCGCCGCCGCCACCTCGGCGGCGATCGCCTGCGTCGGCACAGGACAGGCCGCAGCAGCGGGCGGTGCCGCCCCCTCGGCCTGCCGGCCGGCCAACCACCTCGCGAACATCCGCCCCGACCAGGCCGGTTCGGGACACCTGCACTACCGGGTCACGCTCACCACGCCGAAGGGGTACGCGGCGTGTCGATTGGCCGGTTCCCCGACCGTTCTGGGTCTCACCCATGCCGGCGTACCCCTCGGCGTGAAGGCCGGTCGGTACGGTGACCAGACCACCTCGGTGACGTTCGGACCGGGACACCCGGTCCACTTCGACATCCAAATCCCCAACCAGGGCCACCACCTCACGGCCGATCAGGTGTCCTTCACGCTCAGGGCCCCCGACGGCGAGATCCCCGGCACCTCCGTGGCCAGCGGCGCCCTCCGGCTCTCGGCCGGCACCGCTATCGGCCCCATCCGGTCCGGAGCCTGA
- a CDS encoding amidase, with protein sequence MTSFDEQTVVHAFSDDALGEHDAVGLAAAIRRGEVSAAEAARDAVERVRAVEARLGAVQTSVDRPAPAAATDGAFAGVPTFVKDNTDYLGLPTGHGSAAFRPSPARRHAPFTRQFLSSGVTVLGKTRLPEFGFSPTTEYENAEPVRNPWHTGYSAGGSSGGSAALVAAGAVPIAHANDGGGSIRIPAACCGLVGLKPTRGRVVANAQSRQLPLDLVCDGIVSRSVRDAAAFLAAAEKYRPGPGLPPLGLVEGPAGQRLRIGFLLDSPNGVRSDPATRAAVTRTVTTLERLGHSVEPVELAIDPSFTDDFLAYWGMLSFLVGLTGRSLGSDFDRRRMDGLSRGLREEYLRNWRRTPGVLRRLKRTREAYAASFRGIDVLLSPVLAQTTPSIGHLSPTVPYPTLIERILAYVAFTPVDNVVGTPSISVPAAGAAEGGLPIGVMFSGRPGDERKLLEVAFQLEADRPFRRIQDL encoded by the coding sequence GTGACGAGTTTCGACGAACAGACGGTCGTGCACGCCTTCTCGGACGACGCCCTGGGCGAGCACGACGCCGTCGGTCTCGCCGCGGCGATCCGGCGGGGCGAGGTCTCCGCCGCCGAGGCCGCCCGGGACGCCGTGGAGCGCGTACGGGCGGTCGAGGCACGGCTGGGCGCGGTCCAGACGAGCGTGGACCGCCCCGCGCCCGCTGCCGCGACGGACGGCGCCTTCGCCGGGGTGCCGACCTTCGTCAAGGACAACACCGACTACCTCGGCCTGCCGACCGGGCACGGCAGCGCGGCCTTCCGCCCGAGCCCGGCACGGCGGCACGCGCCGTTCACCCGGCAGTTCCTGAGCAGCGGTGTCACGGTGTTGGGCAAGACCCGGCTGCCCGAGTTCGGATTCAGCCCGACCACCGAGTACGAGAACGCCGAACCGGTCCGCAACCCGTGGCACACCGGCTACTCGGCAGGCGGTTCCTCGGGCGGCAGCGCGGCCCTCGTCGCCGCCGGAGCGGTGCCGATCGCGCATGCCAACGACGGCGGCGGCTCGATCCGGATACCGGCCGCCTGCTGCGGACTGGTCGGCCTCAAACCGACCCGGGGCCGGGTCGTCGCGAACGCCCAGAGCCGTCAGCTGCCCCTCGACCTGGTCTGCGACGGAATCGTGAGCCGGTCCGTGCGGGACGCCGCCGCGTTCCTCGCCGCCGCCGAGAAGTACCGGCCCGGCCCCGGCCTGCCGCCCCTGGGCCTGGTCGAAGGCCCTGCGGGGCAACGGCTGCGCATCGGGTTCCTGCTGGACTCACCGAACGGAGTCCGCTCCGACCCCGCGACGCGCGCGGCGGTGACGCGGACCGTGACCACGCTCGAACGGCTCGGCCACAGCGTGGAGCCCGTCGAGTTGGCCATCGATCCGAGTTTCACCGACGACTTCCTCGCGTACTGGGGGATGCTCTCCTTCCTCGTCGGCCTCACGGGCCGGAGCCTCGGGTCGGACTTCGACCGGCGCCGCATGGACGGCCTCAGCCGGGGACTGCGCGAGGAGTACCTGCGGAACTGGCGGCGCACCCCTGGAGTACTGCGCAGGCTGAAGCGCACGCGGGAGGCGTACGCGGCCTCGTTCCGCGGGATCGATGTCCTGCTCTCGCCCGTGCTCGCCCAGACCACGCCGTCGATCGGCCACCTCAGCCCGACCGTTCCGTACCCGACCCTGATCGAACGGATCCTCGCGTACGTGGCGTTCACGCCGGTCGACAACGTGGTCGGCACGCCCTCGATCTCCGTGCCGGCGGCCGGCGCCGCGGAGGGCGGGCTGCCCATCGGCGTCATGTTCTCCGGCCGCCCCGGCGATGAGCGGAAACTGCTGGAAGTCGCGTTCCAACTGGAGGCCGACCGGCCGTTCCGGCGCATCCAGGACCTCTGA
- a CDS encoding cellulase family glycosylhydrolase: MRLTSRVAPVTLAVAMAALLLGLLPAQAQAHPGRAPDRITVGDRTFIADGQGRALQWRGFNLADKSSRGADAFADIHESDLEGMAARGFNLARLAFFWDDLEPSPGHYDRGYLSKMRRILDWADRYHIKVVLDAHQDVYGPHFGSRGVPDWASRDEGLPFTPIPEDWFSEYFEPSVQTAFDHLYKDADLRAAHAHMWMTVASALGSHPALLGYDLMNEPFAKFLEGEDLPAAAARFEATELTEMWNRLARAIRLVDRTSWVFVEPTVIVGLGVPTRLGHIDDPHAGYAPHFYETAMETGADYDPNGTFIPAYEAAISDYPTRNRMPVIVGEWGGNPYVPHASRFVTDMTASLDRFSSGWTWWQWCRGGGYCFLDQSGAAKPNARLLVQPYARAVAGDPLAFAYDPATRTYTLTFRTRDNAEGPTQITVPRDTYPGGYRVDVQGGRASWDGRAQTVTVRTRGAAGTVYKVTISPNRTPATEPRP; this comes from the coding sequence ATGCGTCTGACCTCCCGCGTCGCCCCTGTCACCCTCGCCGTGGCCATGGCCGCCCTCCTGCTCGGCCTCCTCCCCGCGCAGGCCCAGGCCCACCCCGGCCGCGCCCCCGACCGGATCACGGTCGGTGACCGCACCTTCATCGCCGACGGTCAGGGCCGCGCGCTCCAGTGGCGCGGCTTCAACCTCGCCGACAAGAGCAGCCGAGGCGCCGACGCGTTCGCCGACATCCATGAGAGCGACCTCGAAGGCATGGCCGCCCGGGGCTTCAACCTAGCGCGCCTCGCCTTCTTCTGGGACGACCTCGAACCCAGCCCCGGTCACTACGACCGCGGCTACCTCTCCAAGATGCGACGCATCCTCGACTGGGCCGACCGGTACCACATCAAGGTCGTCCTCGACGCCCATCAGGACGTGTACGGGCCCCACTTCGGCTCTCGCGGCGTCCCCGACTGGGCCAGCCGTGACGAGGGGCTGCCCTTCACGCCGATACCGGAGGACTGGTTCTCCGAGTACTTCGAGCCCTCCGTACAGACCGCCTTCGACCACCTGTACAAGGACGCCGACCTGCGCGCCGCGCACGCCCACATGTGGATGACGGTCGCCTCCGCCCTGGGCAGTCACCCCGCGCTGCTCGGGTACGACCTGATGAACGAGCCGTTCGCGAAGTTCCTCGAAGGCGAGGACCTGCCCGCCGCCGCGGCCCGTTTCGAAGCCACCGAGCTCACCGAAATGTGGAACCGACTTGCCCGGGCGATCCGGTTGGTCGACCGTACGTCGTGGGTCTTCGTCGAACCCACCGTCATCGTCGGTCTCGGCGTCCCCACCCGCTTGGGTCACATCGACGACCCGCACGCGGGCTACGCGCCGCACTTCTACGAGACGGCGATGGAAACCGGCGCCGACTACGACCCCAACGGCACGTTCATCCCCGCGTACGAGGCCGCGATCAGCGACTACCCGACCCGCAACCGCATGCCTGTGATCGTCGGGGAGTGGGGCGGCAACCCCTACGTTCCGCACGCGAGCCGGTTCGTCACCGACATGACGGCCTCCCTGGACCGCTTCTCCAGCGGATGGACGTGGTGGCAGTGGTGCCGGGGCGGCGGCTACTGCTTCCTCGACCAGAGCGGCGCCGCGAAGCCCAACGCCCGCCTGCTCGTCCAGCCGTACGCACGGGCCGTGGCGGGCGACCCGCTGGCGTTCGCGTACGACCCGGCCACGCGCACCTACACGCTCACCTTCCGCACCCGCGACAACGCCGAGGGCCCCACCCAGATCACCGTACCCAGGGACACCTACCCGGGCGGCTACCGCGTCGACGTCCAGGGCGGAAGGGCCAGTTGGGACGGCCGCGCCCAGACCGTCACCGTGAGGACCCGCGGCGCGGCCGGAACCGTCTACAAGGTCACGATCAGCCCGAACCGCACTCCGGCGACGGAGCCGCGCCCGTAG
- a CDS encoding endonuclease/exonuclease/phosphatase family protein: MVQTDEARQMTVGETVPDRRRRKSWQEGAWRRGRIIAGLAVLAAGLLALHGLLPNPGNLAGLVETFLPWCGLVVPVLLVPALLRRSATALVALLVPAAVWLAMFGGTLGDRGTGKGDLTVVTHNVAAANTDVAGTVKMLIDSGADLIALQELDPGLQSEYERGLAAAYPHHVAGIGADGLWSKYPVSEGAIAKGPAGEGNGTVFRSVVAAPKGEIAVYVGHLDSVRVTFGKGFGAELRGYSIAATSAALRAEPLERVLLMGDLNGSLEDRAFAPIAEQMTSAHEAAGSGFGFTWPTAFPAVRIDHILSKGRLTPTDSWVLPADGSDHRAVAASYRY, from the coding sequence ATGGTACAAACCGACGAAGCACGGCAGATGACGGTCGGGGAGACGGTGCCGGACCGGAGACGGCGGAAGTCGTGGCAGGAGGGGGCCTGGCGGCGCGGCCGGATCATCGCGGGGCTGGCGGTACTCGCAGCAGGTCTCCTCGCGCTGCACGGCCTGCTGCCCAACCCCGGCAATCTGGCCGGGCTGGTGGAGACGTTCCTGCCCTGGTGCGGCCTGGTCGTCCCGGTGCTGCTGGTGCCCGCGCTGTTGCGGCGTTCGGCCACCGCGCTGGTCGCGCTGCTGGTACCCGCTGCCGTCTGGCTGGCCATGTTCGGCGGAACGCTCGGCGACCGGGGCACCGGCAAGGGGGATCTCACCGTCGTCACGCACAACGTGGCCGCTGCCAACACCGATGTGGCGGGCACGGTGAAGATGCTGATCGACTCAGGCGCCGACCTCATCGCGCTCCAGGAGCTGGACCCGGGGTTGCAGTCCGAGTACGAGCGGGGCCTGGCCGCCGCGTACCCGCACCACGTGGCCGGCATCGGCGCCGACGGGCTCTGGTCGAAGTACCCGGTCAGCGAAGGCGCGATAGCGAAGGGCCCGGCCGGAGAGGGCAACGGAACGGTGTTCCGCTCGGTGGTGGCCGCTCCGAAGGGAGAGATCGCGGTCTACGTCGGGCATCTGGACTCGGTCCGGGTCACCTTCGGGAAGGGGTTCGGCGCGGAGCTGCGGGGCTACAGCATCGCCGCGACGAGCGCGGCGCTCAGGGCCGAGCCGCTGGAACGGGTGCTGCTGATGGGTGACCTGAACGGCAGCCTGGAGGACCGGGCCTTCGCCCCGATCGCCGAACAGATGACGTCCGCCCACGAGGCCGCCGGTTCCGGATTCGGCTTCACCTGGCCGACCGCCTTCCCGGCAGTGCGGATCGACCACATCCTCAGCAAGGGTCGGCTGACCCCGACCGACTCCTGGGTGCTGCCCGCAGACGGCAGCGACCACCGCGCGGTCGCGGCGTCCTATCGGTACTGA